The Chloroflexi bacterium ADurb.Bin180 genome has a segment encoding these proteins:
- the alr_2 gene encoding Alanine racemase, whose amino-acid sequence MPEAHLAAVRPGLLVYGMAPSRETQPPFELQRALTLKSTVTKIRDLQPGATISYGGTFVATHPMRAALVTMGYGDGYPRLLSNRGQVLIRGQRAPIRGRICMDQMVVEVTDIAGVEVGDEVVAIGCQGDAEITAEEVAGWAQTINYEIVTGLLPQVVRVYRRNGTYPSPNEGLDQWASYLSAV is encoded by the coding sequence CCCGGTCTTCTCGTCTATGGGATGGCACCATCGCGCGAGACACAGCCCCCATTCGAGCTACAGCGTGCGTTGACCCTCAAGAGCACGGTAACGAAGATCCGTGACCTGCAGCCAGGGGCGACGATCAGCTACGGCGGCACGTTCGTTGCTACGCATCCAATGCGCGCCGCCCTGGTCACGATGGGTTACGGTGATGGGTACCCGCGGCTGCTCTCCAACCGTGGCCAGGTTCTCATCCGTGGACAACGCGCTCCCATCCGCGGCCGCATCTGTATGGACCAGATGGTCGTTGAAGTCACCGACATCGCTGGCGTCGAAGTGGGCGATGAGGTCGTCGCCATTGGCTGTCAGGGCGACGCGGAGATCACGGCCGAGGAGGTCGCGGGCTGGGCCCAGACCATTAACTACGAGATTGTCACAGGCCTATTGCCCCAGGTTGTCCGCGTGTACCGGCGCAACGGCACCTATCCCTCTCCCAACGAAGGGCTCGATCAGTGGGCTAGCTATCTCAGTGCAGTCTAG
- a CDS encoding putative ABC transporter ATP-binding protein, translating into MLQASNISKHYGDALLLQSVSFTINAGDRAGLIGPNRCGRSTLLRILVGQEKPDAGSVSLDPPDLEIGYLEQGLSYSDADTLDDVVRSGRRALAKAEAEVARLAAALAANDNADGLEASDRLDAYGEALARMIRLVESLPAEHEVSAALASLDLGHLPLDTPVGHLSGGQKTRLGLARLLLRKYDLLLLDEPTNHLDIDALEWLESWLRDFTGAAIIVSHDRAFLDRTANWIYDLDEQTHTLTPYPGTYTGYLTTKQRELERH; encoded by the coding sequence TTGCTCCAGGCTTCCAATATCTCCAAACACTACGGCGATGCGCTGCTCTTGCAGAGCGTTTCGTTCACGATCAACGCTGGGGACCGCGCAGGCCTCATCGGCCCAAATCGATGCGGCAGGTCTACACTGCTCCGCATCCTTGTGGGGCAGGAGAAGCCCGATGCAGGCTCGGTCAGTCTTGATCCACCGGATCTCGAGATTGGATATCTGGAGCAGGGCCTGTCCTATTCGGACGCTGACACGTTGGACGATGTCGTGCGGTCCGGGAGACGGGCGCTGGCAAAGGCAGAGGCGGAAGTGGCCCGGCTAGCCGCAGCTCTGGCGGCAAATGATAATGCCGACGGCCTCGAGGCAAGCGACAGGCTTGATGCCTACGGAGAAGCTCTGGCACGCATGATACGCCTCGTCGAGTCCCTGCCTGCCGAACACGAGGTCTCAGCAGCGTTGGCCAGCCTCGACCTCGGTCACCTCCCGTTGGACACTCCGGTTGGGCATCTCAGTGGGGGCCAGAAGACTCGCCTGGGGCTGGCGCGCTTGCTACTCCGCAAGTACGACCTGTTGCTCCTTGATGAGCCCACCAACCACCTCGACATCGACGCGCTCGAATGGCTGGAGTCCTGGTTGCGGGACTTCACCGGCGCCGCGATCATCGTCTCTCACGACCGCGCGTTCCTCGACCGCACTGCGAACTGGATCTACGATCTGGACGAGCAGACGCATACGCTCACGCCCTATCCAGGCACCTACACCGGGTATCTTACCACCAAGCAACGCGAACTGGAACGACACTAG